The DNA region CTCGCTCGCCACCGCAGCCGAGTTTCTTTCGGCGGGGGCCTTTGCGCTCGGGGTAGGCTCAGACCTTGTAGATGCGAAGGCTATGGCCGCAGGCAAGTCCGAAGTGGTCACTGAGACTGCCCGGAAGTATCTGGCCATCGTCAAAGAATACCGGACGTCTAAAAGAGCGTGAGCCACCAGTTGCAGAGAGGCGAAGATCACTCATCTTTGCCTCTCACCGCTCGATTTCATACAGCTTCCAATGCTCGCTATCGCCCAAAACTGTTTGTGTCTTCGCTCTTGTAAATGGTGCTCGCGGAAGATTACCATTCGCTTGCAAAGGAGGCTTTTATGGGATCCTTGGGCACACCTCTTCCAATTGACGAATCAAAACTCCACGCGTTCATGAACCATGCCGTAGGCGATATGGGGGCGGCGATGCATGCCGTCTTAATCGTGATCGGCGACAAGCTAGGCTTATACAAAGCGATGGGTGATTCAAAGCCAATCAGTCCTAGCGAGCTTGCATCGCGTACCGGTACCAGCGAACGATATGTACGCGAATGGCTGAATGCTAACGCGGCTGGCGGATATGTAACCTACAACCCCGACGCCGCAACTTACACCCTGCCGCCGGAGCAGGCGCTCGCACTGGCAGTGGAAAATGGCCCGGCCTTTTTGCCCGGCGCGTTTCAGATTATCTCCTCATGTTTCAACGACCAGGGAAAGATCGAGGAGGCATTTCGAACCGGAAAAGGCGTCGGCTGGCATGAACACCATCACGACCTCTTTCATGGAACAGAACGTTTCTTCCGCCCAGGCTATATTGCGAATCTGACGTCGCACTGGATTCCAGCGCTCAATGGTGTGGAAGACAAATTGAAGAAAGGAGCGAAGGTTGCCGATATAGGTTGCGGCCTTGGTTCATCGACGATCCTGATGGCGAAATCATTTCCAAAGTCGGAGTTTTTTGGCTTCGACTATCACAGCCAATCGATCGAGCTCGCCCGGCAGGAAGCAAAGCGCGACGCGGTAGAGGATCATCTGCACTTCAGTGTGGCAACAGCAAAAAACTATCCGGGGAGCGACTACGACTTTGTAACCTGCTTCGACTGTCTTCACGATATGGGGG from Edaphobacter paludis includes:
- a CDS encoding class I SAM-dependent methyltransferase, which produces MGSLGTPLPIDESKLHAFMNHAVGDMGAAMHAVLIVIGDKLGLYKAMGDSKPISPSELASRTGTSERYVREWLNANAAGGYVTYNPDAATYTLPPEQALALAVENGPAFLPGAFQIISSCFNDQGKIEEAFRTGKGVGWHEHHHDLFHGTERFFRPGYIANLTSHWIPALNGVEDKLKKGAKVADIGCGLGSSTILMAKSFPKSEFFGFDYHSQSIELARQEAKRDAVEDHLHFSVATAKNYPGSDYDFVTCFDCLHDMGDPVGAAKHVRSTMKDDGIWMIVEPFAEDATEANFNPVGRVFYSASTLLCVPASISQEVGLALGAQAGEKRIGEVVRSGGFTHFRRATQTPFNLVFEARP